AATGTAAGTATTTTGcattaaagaatttttttaattgaagaaaaatataattaattaattaatcatgcatttttttttattcaaaacaCCAAATGGTAAAAAAGGCAGAGAGATAAATTACTAAATGTCGACAATATATAGATCATATGACCATTTAATCAATAGGGGTTTAGTTAGGATGTGGGGTATCCATCATGGGCGGGGGAGAATCCAAAACTCAAAAAATAGAACAAGGAAACTTgaattaaagcataataataataataataataataataataataataataataataataataatgtacaTCCCATGAATCAGTAATTAATTAGGTCGTGAATttcagtaataataataataataatgaaaaaaaaaaaaacttatctaATATACATTCCATGAATCAGTAATTAATTAGGTTCGTCAATTTATGTGAGGCTACATTCCATGAATAGAGACCTTTCGTTGTGCCACGGCTGGCAGTCTCACAATTAGTGATGAGCAGTCggtataaatataaatttttgaagGATGGTAATATCATAATGCCTCCCTTCCCGCAATAGCCAACTCCTTTAAATGGCACAGGCACTCCTCCTTCCCCCTGAGTATTAACTTTTAATTCATCTGATACGAGGCAAACGCGTTGAAGATATGTCTCTCCAGTGTCAATGGCTCCGTATGTGCGCACTGGTAGTTGCTTTCTTGGGGTTTGCGACGACTGAAGCTGCAGTCGGTGGGAGGATGCCAGGCTACAGCATTCCCACCATTGTCGTTGACCAGTCGGGCCGAGGTAATTTCACCACCATCCAGGCTGCCATTGATGCTGTTCCCTGGGGCAATTCTCGCTGGATTTGTATCTTTGTCAAGTCCGGACTTTACAAGTACGTGCGTGGTTCTATGTTAATTTGCTGCTCAGATTTTTACTTTCATCTAAATATATTGCACTGCAAATTAATCATATTCATCCATCCACAACGGATCTACATATGCACTTATGTAGAGAGAAGGTGTCGATCCCAAGGGAGAAAGGGTTCATCTACCTCAAGGGAGAGGGAAGGAGAAAAGCCAATGTGGTATGGTCTGATCACGACTCTATAGCGCAGAGCCCCACCTTCACCTCCTGGGCTGACAATGTCTTTGCTAGAAGCATCAGCTTCACGGTACGTAATGCACGCCCCcaacatatatattattattattattattatttttgatgaACATATATGGGCATGCAACAGAACTCATATAACCTTCCGATGTCACAAAACGGTAACCCACGAGCGCCAGCGGTGGCGGCTATGATTGCCGGTGACAAGTCCTCATTCTACCGTTGTAGTTTCTTCGGGGTGCAAGACACCTTGTGGGATTTCGAAGGCAGGCATTACTTCAAGAGCTGCACCATCGTCGGCGCTGTCGATTTCATCTTTGGCAGCGGCCAATCCATTTATGacgtacgtatatatatataaatctttctCCTTAATAATCATTcttccatttttaaaatttttttcattgAAGCTCCCATTAAATAGCATATGTAATGTTGTAGTTGACTTGGAAAAATACTTTTTTGCGACTTTTAGTCTTTATTAATTAATGTTCTTATttaagaaagtttttttttttttttttattcttttttcttttttgtaggGATGTACCGTAGCGGTGACAACGGCAGCTTTAGGGCCTGGCGTACCAGGATACATAACAGCACAGGGAAGAAGCAGTCCGGAACAAAGCAACGGGTTCGTCTTCAAAAACTGCAGAGTGGTGGGCAATGGGCTGACGTACCTGGGACGGCCATGGAGAGGATATGCCAGGGTGATATTCTACAGTACTTATATGAGCAACATCATAGTTCCTCAAGGATGGAATGCTTGGTACACCTCTTCCCGAGAGTAAGACCATTCTCCATcctttatttaaatcatccaccCTTTAATTCAGCTTTAGCATTCAATATTTACTCTCTTTCCATAAATATACTCAttaattatctaattttttttaataaaaatatactcCGCATAATTAATTAGTTGCCATATATACTCATGGACAAAATCTACCACAATGAATTGCTCGTTAGGGCGACAGTAATGGTAACTTACCTTGTTTgacttttttatttctttttttctttgtgtgtgtgtgtgtgtgtgtatatatatatatatatattaaaaaaaaaaaaagactgcattttcttttactttatttgatataCTGATAAAGCCTTTGGGTACATGCATATATGGAGTTGCTAGTGTACATATGGAAAATTTGAAGTAAATATAAAGGCATATTTATTTGATGCCAAATCCAATGCTTGAAATAGAATCAAGATTTATTGGATCCGGGCAGAGTTGCTTTTCCAAAAAATTTTTTGAATCGAACATTAAATTCTCTCTCAAAAATAGTTAAATGGTCAAGGTTGAATGAACTTACAGGGGAGGATTTATTTTCATTAAATTACAAAAGCTATCTAAACCACGAACGAATATTACAGTATATAAAATGTTTTGATAATCCTCTAGCGCAAATGTTTCAGGTACCAATTGACTTTTGTTGAGTACAACTGCACGGGATTGGGAGCAGACACTTCACGGCGCGTAAAATGGTTATCAAGGCTGAGCACGGACGTGCTGTACAGGCTAACCAGGTTGGACTACATTGATTCGGATGGTTGGCTGATGAGCCAACCTCATAGCAGCACTATTCTTGCTTAGACTGAATTTGTCTGACCCATGCATGATGCATAttgcttctttctttcttttcattaCTCTCCCTAAACAAACTAAGAAgcttttttaacatttttattgtTTGGCAACATTTCAAACGACAAACCTTATTGCATGGTTGCTGGCACACAGATTTGGTTTGTACTCTCAGCGAAGATATCTCAAATTATCAAAATAAGGAATTGTAAAAGTTCCCAGCTTAATCGGCAACTGTACTGTAGAACAGTAATTATTTGATGGATTGATTTCAAATTAATGCTTGTAACATTGATTGTTGGAAAAATTAAGCAGGAAAGGGGAATTAATACACAattcttcattaatatatatgtttttttgcATATCTTCTATTCACACGCCCTTTTAAATTCAAATGGAGACCCTTTTGGCATTGACTGAAAGCAAgttccaccaaaaaaaaaaaaaaaaagtaaatccAGAGTCCTACTTGTATACAATATTGATGAAAGATTCTAAAGTCAAAACGTAGTATAATGATGATCTAAATATGTTTGGATGGACAATATGAAAATTGGGAAAAAGATTGAATAATAAAGGAGAAACACAAGAGAATAGATACAATTTATGTGATTCGACTTACATATAGCTTACATCCATGAGAAAAGATGACAGAGAATTTCACTATTGTAAAGAGATAGAATACAAGAGCATCTAAGATGTTATACTTCCTGACACTTTCCAAAGACTCACAAAAGCACCTCTATACACACTCGGTTATAACTCCCTCTCTAATAAAAATTTCTCCCTCAAATCAAGGATGTAAATTAACTCTCCATGATGTCAACTCTTTAAATTTCTTTCTTCTAATACCATGAGAGAATGAACTCTCAATTTGTTACAAAAAAAAGCACCTATTTTGAATAAGAGATTTATTATGAAGTATGAACGCATTGACCAAGGCAAGGGAAAACAAGTAACTCATTTCTTGAATGAGAGTTTAAATGAAAGATTTACTGCAAAGCATTTACATGAGGCTGGCCAAAACATTCACATGAGGCTAGTCCATCATTAACAAAGGGTAAAAGACACTGGCCTCctttgaggtttggcaaaaagataggAACCTACCCTAAGATTGACCtttcttgaggtttcaaaaatgttataGACTTCTCTTACAAtatgccaaaaagacacaaatctcccCACAAAAGACTTAGGAGGTTCCTGTATTTTTATCATACCTTATTAGAGGTTAGTGACTTTTGCCccaaataaaatatgatattataAATGCATCGAGAAATTATATAAGGGACATATTGCTCCGTGGTATTTATGTGCctattttttggattttaaacAAGTGATAAATGGTCCTATTTCTCATATATCCAATATTAATAAATGTGAAAATCACTGTCACATATTTCACATCCAAAAAATAGGTACATTGACACATAGAGGGGGCATCCTTTGTATAATTTCTTGAATGCATCGAAATGGCATACTGAAATGATTGTTTATATAAAGACCATTCTAAGTTCCACCCCCATGCTTCTTCCAAGCCCCTAATTAAATTATACAATATTTGCACTTTCGATTTATGATGAAATCTCTAATCAATCTCATAAATATCTCATCCTTAAAAAGataccatctctctctctctctctctctctctctctctctctctctctctctctctctctctctctctctctccaccccTCATCCATCTTGAATTTTGGTATTAACATTTTGTCATTCTACTATATTTCTATAAAgcttaaaaatattgaaaattcaaaCTTGGTGGTGCAAATCATTAAATCCACCCGTTCCATTAATTATAAACTCTTCATTTTACCCCCAAAACCATCAAATAGTTGaagcaaataatatataatttttctaggCCAACTCCCAAATCAGTCAATATTATTATTCAAATAGAAGATAGTGATCAAAATGGAGTACATTAATCAATCTAAAAAATCACTGCATGTTGCACCCATGCCCAACTCTTCACTCTTCCTTGAAAACATAATTCGTTTAATAATTTTGATTTGCAGCATGTCATAAATATCAATGCACCATTTTTGGAACATCTAGtgcaaattattttcaaaattggatCCATGGATCATCATATTGAACTTTTCATTTTGTAGGTAGGTTGATTGCACCATAAACTTAGAAACAACTACTACAAACCTACTTCAAGTAAGATTTCTTAAAGGAGTTTAGCCCACAAATCCAACAATTCCATCTTATTTGTTTTTGAATCGTCATATTGGACTTATTATTTTGTAGGTTGATTGCACCACAAACTTAGAAAACAACTACGACACCTACTTTAAGTAAGATTTCTTAAAGGCGTTTCGTCTATAAATCCAACAATACCACCCTATTCATTGCACTTAATAGTTGGCATCAGATCTATTATTGATAGAAGTGTCGAATTCCATAATAACATGTTCAATAGTTATAGAGAAATTCTTAGGCTAAGCTCTTGAACTCTTCATATGTTTAAACAACCAACCAATCATTTTATTATGAgcaattttggaaaatttgactTAAATAGATAttcattaatttaaaattatttaaagttcATCAATTGGGAAGTTTGACTAAAATAGGATGTGGTTAGGTACATTAACATAATTAATTATTTCTTATAATTATGGCGAAATCCTCTATTGTGTCACACATCTTTTAAAAAATTGACCACATATCCATTGCCAATGTTCCGAATGGGGCCATGATGGAAACCTTTTTTGGTTTCCCATCAATTCCCTTCCACGGACTAGGGAAGGCAATTTTGTTCAAAAATTAACCTCCCCCTAAACACTTAGATGATTCTTTCGATGCCAAATGGATATTTTACTCCTTCACTAAATCACCAGGTGCCAACCCAATTTAGCCAACATATGTAGCTATAAATTGTTTTATGTCAAACTAAGACCGCCTACTTCTTTGATCTTACAAATCTCATTCCAATTAGTTATATAAATTCATACTCTCCTCTAAAATAAAACTATAAAGACACTTATCAATTAGGTCACCGATTCCTTTGGGAATCTTTGTCCTCTACATGGGATAATGAAATCATGTttgtaatgaaaaaaaataaaatttgtgaaaaatttaaacaaattcaCAAATTACAACCCTCCAATAACTCACCCTAGGATCACTCAAGTATTTTCCAAGTACACCAATTACATAAGCAATATCAAGATGTGTGCATACTTGAGTATACATGAAACTACCAACCGTTGAATAATAAGGGACCTATTTCATATGTTTTCTATCATCATCATTCTGAGGACACATATTTCTTAAGAGTTCCTCACCCTTCACCATGAGTGTTTAATATCATGAATTAGATGCAGATTAAATCCATTTAGAACTCTCTCAATATaggtttttttaaaataaactaagaaTGCTCTAGGTTCTATCACGATCGATTTGTATGCCTAAAACAAAACAAGAATCACCAAAATATTTTATATCAAAGTACTATGATCCAAAAAAGTTTACATTATTGTTGACAAGTAACATATGTCATCAAAATAGAGCACAAGAATAACAAATTTGCTACCACTCATCCTCAAGTATACACAACGATCGACTGCATTTTCTCTAACCCTAAAAGAAGTGACAATTTCATCAAATTTTAGATACCATTGTCTCCAGGCTTGTTTGAACCCATAGATGGAAATTTTCAACTTACACACTAGATGTTATCTTCTAAATTCCTTAATCCTTACTTGTTCTCTCCATTAAGAAAACTATTTTTATATCCATCTAGtgaaactctaaatcaaaatgagctgCCAAGGCCATCAGAACACAAAATGAATCTTTCTTGGATACCAGAGAGAAGGTTTTTTGTGATCAATACCCTTCCATTTATTATAACCTTTAACTACCAATCTAGCCTTAAATCTTTCAGTTTCGCCTCTAGAATCACGCTTGGTTTTCAAAACCTATTTACATCCACTAGGTAACTCGACAAAGTTCCAAACTTGGTTGTAATCCATAGACAACAATTCATCCCGCATGGCATCCATCCACTAAGAGGCTTAAGAACTATCCATAGCTTCTTGGAAACTAGTCAGATCATCATCAACCCCTATCTCATAAACATGTTCCTATAGATACAATATGAAATCATCTTAAATTGTAGGCCTTCTAAATTTAAGAGATCTCCTCAATAGAGGATCAGTAACCTTCAAACCTCAACTTCCATCATCAACTAATATAGGATCATAAACTATGACAGGTGGAACGACAATGTCCTTTACTTGTGACAACACAATATCTAAATGTGGAACTGTTTCCATAGAAAAAATGACATTTTCCTCTCAAAATACAGTACAACGTGAGTATGAGTCACCGCTAAAGATCTTATCCTCAATAAAAATTGCCCAATCTAACTCAATTACTCTAGTGGTATAGGGAGGACAATAAAATCTAGAGCCTCTTGAGCCAATGAAATATCCAATAAAATAACTACAAATAGAATTGAGATCAAACTTTTTCAATTGTGTATTGCATGGTCTAAGCTCAACTTTATAGCCTCAGACATGGAAAAGCCTCAAACTAGGCTTCTTGCGCATCCAAAGCTTATAAGGAATTTTTGGAACAGATTTTCTAGACATCTCATTCAAAATATACATGGTTATTTTCAAGGCATCCCCCATAAACGTTCTACCATTGTAGAATGACTATCATACATCTCACCAAATCAATAATGGTGTGATTTCACTACTCATGTACTCCGTTTTACTGAGGATTTCCAGACATGGTACTAGGATTCTATACCACATTCTTGAAGAAACCTAGCGAAAGGTCTTGGATTTCAGCCCATCTCATCATACTTCCCATAATATTCACCATCTCTATATGATCTCACTGCTTTGATCTTTTTACTCATCTTAAGCccatttgaaattttgaatgcaTCCAATGATTTAGATTTCTCTCGAAGAATTGTAAAACTATAGTTGGAAAAATTATCAATGAACGTAATGAAGTATTTATAATCACCCATAGAAACAGGAGTAAAAGGACCACAACTATCTATATAAACTAATTTCATAACACTTTGGACTTTAAGTAGCCCCTATGGTTCTAGTTCTTcccttttatacaatcaacacgAGTCCCAAAGTCAAAAACATCTAAGTCATGGAGTACACTCTC
This genomic stretch from Malania oleifera isolate guangnan ecotype guangnan chromosome 3, ASM2987363v1, whole genome shotgun sequence harbors:
- the LOC131152342 gene encoding probable pectinesterase 29, whose product is MSLQCQWLRMCALVVAFLGFATTEAAVGGRMPGYSIPTIVVDQSGRGNFTTIQAAIDAVPWGNSRWICIFVKSGLYKEKVSIPREKGFIYLKGEGRRKANVVWSDHDSIAQSPTFTSWADNVFARSISFTNSYNLPMSQNGNPRAPAVAAMIAGDKSSFYRCSFFGVQDTLWDFEGRHYFKSCTIVGAVDFIFGSGQSIYDGCTVAVTTAALGPGVPGYITAQGRSSPEQSNGFVFKNCRVVGNGLTYLGRPWRGYARVIFYSTYMSNIIVPQGWNAWYTSSREYQLTFVEYNCTGLGADTSRRVKWLSRLSTDVLYRLTRLDYIDSDGWLMSQPHSSTILA